A single region of the Fusarium fujikuroi IMI 58289 draft genome, chromosome FFUJ_chr05 genome encodes:
- a CDS encoding related to RRP7 Protein involved in pre-rRNA processing and ribosome assembly, which yields MSPVEETGDLFSVLPIKIPGTPSYPETAIHEVRIRKNAPKIPTANDSRSVFLKNIPADSTEPHFRAVFTQLVGAGRFESITFEDELRTLLPIDPAQATKVAGFAKKRKRGDVEAEEREREEEAAQLPQIWSRRVQRSSSTAIVLLADEKSVQLVLKAIAKLQKSKKYPTWGSDLSDDVPSLGSSWIASHLQLSRVDKPATQKAVHAFFTAFNRKEKEAVELAKRLRNEPDEDGFVTVTRGGRAAPASRNEAEEAKRRMIERDTKKKSETKDFYRFQMRERRKAEQMALMKRFQEDKRKVQAMREKRGKFRPET from the coding sequence ATGTCTCCCGTCGAAGAAACTGGAGACCTGTTCTCAGTCCTCCCAATAAAGATCCCTGGCACACCTTCATACCCAGAGACCGCCATTCACGAAGTTCGTATACGGAAAAATGCACCCAAGATACCTACCGCCAACGACTCACGAAGTGTATTCCTCAAGAACATTCCCGCAGACAGTACAGAACCTCACTTTCGCGCTGTCTTTACACAACTTGTAGGCGCTGGGCGTTTTGAGAGTATTACCTTCGAAGACGAATTACGGACGCTGCTACCTATTGATCCCGCGCAAGCCACAAAAGTTGCAGGGTTTGCGAAAAAGAGGAAACGCGGCGACGTTGAGGCGGAAGAGCGGGagcgagaagaggaagctgcGCAATTACCCCAGATCTGGTCGCGGCGCGTGCAACGGAGCAGCAGCACAGCAATTGTGCTCCTCGCAGACGAGAAGAGTGTGCAACTAGTCCTCAAGGCTATCGCAAAGCTACAAAAGAGTAAAAAGTATCCTACATGGGGTAGCGATCTCTCCGACGACGTCCCCTCGCTCGGCTCATCGTGGATCGCATCGCATCTGCAACTCTCGCGCGTCGACAAGCCAGCCACCCAAAAGGCTGTTCACGCCTTCTTCACTGCATTCAACcgcaaggagaaggaagctgTTGAGCTAGCTAAGCGACTGCGCAATGAGCCAGACGAGGATGGTTTCGTTACAGTGACTCGCGGTGGACGGGCCGCTCCCGCCAGCCGAAACGAGGCTGAGGAAGCCAAGCGCAGAATGATCGAGAGggataccaagaagaagtctgaAACCAAGGATTTCTACCGCTTCCAGATGAGAGAACGACGCAAGGCGGAGCaaatggccttgatgaagagattccAGGAGGATAAGAGAAAGGTGCAAGCGATGCGGGAGAAGAGGGGGAAATTCCGACCAGAGACATGA
- a CDS encoding probable glutamine synthetase, giving the protein MATPITSRTETLQKYLKLDQKGMIMAEYVWVDADGGTRSKSRTLPEKEYKPEDLPVWNFDGSSTNQAPGDNSDVYLRPCAVYPDPFRGSPNIIVLAECWNADGTPNKYNFRHDCVKVMDTYADDEPWFGLEQEYTLLGSDNRPYGWPAGGFPAPQGEYYCGVGTGKVVQRDIVEAHYKACLYAGIQISGTNAEVMPAQWEYQVGPCTGIAMGDQLWISRFFLHRVAEEFGAKVSLHPKPIAGDWNGALSFPGLCFISLILISLQGLHSNFSTKAMREEGGMKVIEEALKKLEPHHVECIAEYGEDNELRLTGRHETGSIDSFSWGVANRGTSIRVPRETAAKGYGYFEDRRPASNADPYRVTKVLLQFSMA; this is encoded by the exons ATG GCTACTCCTATCACCTCACGGACGGAGACTCTCCAGAAGTATCTCAAGCTTGATCAGAAGGGTATGATCATGGCTGAGTACGTCTGGGTTGATGCCGATGGTGGCACTCGTTCCAAGTCTCGC ACATTGCCCGAGAAAGAATACAAGCCCGAGGATCTTCCCGTTTGGAACTTCGATGGTTCTTCCACTAACCAGGCCCCTGGTGACAACTCCGATGTCTACCTCCGTCCCTGCGCCGTCTACCCTGATCCCTTCCGCGGCTCTCCCAACATCATTGTTCTTGCTGAGTGCTGGAACGCCGATGGCACTCCCAACAAATACAACTTCCGTCACGATTGCGTGAAGGTCATGGACACCTACGCCGACGACGAGCCTTGGTTTGGCCTCGAGCAGGAGTATACCCTCCTCGGCTCTGACAACCGACCCTATGGCTGGCCCGCCGGTGGTTTCCCTGCTCC CCAAGGCGAGTACTACTGTGGTGTGGGCACTGGAAAGGTTGTCCAGCGCGATATCGTCGAGGCCCATTATAAAGCCTGTTTGT ACGCCGGCATCCAGATCTCTGGAACGAACGCCGAGGTCATGCCTGCTCAGTGGGAATATCAGGTCGGCCCCTGCACTGGCATTGCAA TGGGCGACCAACTCTGGATTTCGCGATTCTTTTTACATCGAGTCGCTGAGGAATTCGGTGCAAAGGTTTCTTTGCACCCCAAGCCCATTGCTGGCGATTGGAACGGAGCTTTAAGTTTCCCTGGTCTCTGTTTCATATCCCTGatactaatatctttacAGGGTTTGCACTCCAACTTCTCCACGAAAGCAATGCGCGAGGAGGGTGGTATGAAGGTTATTGAGGAGGccctgaagaagcttgaaccTCACCACGTCGAGTGTATCGCAGAGTATGGTGAGGATAACGAATTGCGTTTGACCGGCCGTCACGAGACGGGATCCATCGACAGCTTTTCTTGGGGTGTCGCCAACCGTGGCACAAGCATCCGCGTGCCACGCGAAACGGCTGCTAAGGGCTATGGCTACTTTGAGGACCGCCGTCCTGCTTCCAACGCCGATCCCTACCGCGTTACCAAGGTTCTCCTCCAATTTTCTATGGCTTAG